A window of Solanum stenotomum isolate F172 chromosome 9, ASM1918654v1, whole genome shotgun sequence genomic DNA:
gacatccctcatagtcttttaggcttcatagatagacagtaatagttcatgagtttttttcatttccattgTTGATGTTTGAGACTCGAGTGGCCTTCTTtgggccagttgaatgttcttatacatttttgagtttattattttgagacatcaagtttcaagttttacttttaaatttcttttattgttgattAAGTCGTCCGCTGAGTATTGaaccaggccaagggttcacttggggccaacaatggttctcgagtgcagGCCACATccatggtgtaggctcgggaGGTGACAATTACTTTGATTTTAACTACCCTAAGTAAAAGTAGATAGTCATACTTTCTCTTAAGTAAATCATTTTATTCGTGTAATAATAActctagtattgcttaattgaaTACATAATAACTATCTTGAgggttattcatgtattaggtGTTTGTGTCTATCGAGATGTGTATACTCtcaacaaatttaatttattacttcCAAACCgataaaaccaaaaaaaccgAAACAAACCGATAATAACACTGAcggttatttttttcatttggtttggtttggttttagaaatttaaaactgaataaattggtttggttttgattttaaccgataaccgatccaaactgaaccatgaacacccctattgaaaagacaaaataatatCATTAGTTGAAACATCATTAAACACATCTTTTTCCATAAAAGGAACCATGCAATTGCTCAAGAAGTCACAGTTCATTTACTCCCCAACTCATTCTCAATGTCGAAAAAGCTCCTTCAACAGATGCAATGGCAACTCACAGAAGCAAAGAAAATTTCACTAAACgaaatactttcttttttatctatttttttactAACCCTCCTAGGAGATCCCACATTTTTACTCCCTTGGTAAGTCGACAACATTTGGATTGGAAATGAGGGGTGATTACTAGGGGTGTAGGTGGCAGAGATGGTTCAAATTTTTCAAATAGGacaaggcacaagtaccccctgAGTTATGATCAAAATCTCAACGACATACCTTAACTTAACTACTATCCTATTACCCCTCGGAACTGATTATTTCGTATTTTTGTGCACATTTTGTGCTAACATGGCACCTTATACCAACCgagttggttgtgtttgtacacACGCACCTTTCAtgtgtgtaatttttttaaaaatatatatttttaaattaagttaatacatatatattttttgtcttgtatcttaacttctttttttcttttacctacctttgttgttttttctcttttattttttatggattttatttactctttttttttgtttgtctttcttttttatttaatttcaaatgtcttgtatttaaaataagttaatttagaatggatatcaaaataagtgaagaaaatcaaataaaacataaaaaattaaaacgttaAAAATAATGGAcacttttagttattttaaaaaaaatacacattttttaaaaaataattaaaagtgaaaagataagaaattaaaaggaaaaaaataaaattttaaagtgaggaagaaattataataaatattttacaaagaaaNCTTATACCTTATCccttttcaaatatcaaatcaaaccatttgtgtcaaatttttaaatttataaaccaaaccaaactaataaaacttGTGTTTTTCAACCTCGAATTTTTCGGGTCtgttcggatttttcaaatatcaaatcaaactatttgtgtcgaatttttaaatttataaatcaaatcaaactaataaacctcgagTTTTTTTGGGTTTTCGGATTTTTcaggtaaagtattcatacaaacatataattaacttatgctccaaatatttctttagttcaaccaaaatacaactatctaaggtatttcttaagaaaataacacaaaatatgagatgagtgatgacactaaaatattcaacaaaaaataattatgaaatcGTATAAAGTAAACATTgcaaattaataagtcataatgagaatgatcataatttaaaagttctAAATTGtgctaaaataagtctaataagtattaattacatgattaaacattaaagaaaaaataaaattaggttatgtattttaaatttctaaaccaatgtaaaactaaagaacaaatatacaaCACTATtttcattcttagtgttgaattaatttttttttgttagcactagtattttttattttgaattgagcTTTATTAGAGTAACTAATATATATAGACTATAacctttattggaccattcaaaTTTCTAATTCTCAAAAAGCTTGAAAATATATGTTagaagataaaaattatgaaaaagtataagtaatatttagaaatgatatcaaagtaaatgtttttatgtataaaatacattttaaaattatatatataatgtcggttGGTTTGGTTTCGGGTTGACTTTTTTgagttaaaaccaaatcaacccaagtatagtcaggtttttttttacaataccaaaccaaatcaaaccgaactattagtcaggtttttttttcgatttgattCTATTTGCAATTTGGTTCGATTTTCTATtcaattttgtacacccctagtgaTTACCATCACAACAACTCCATCTCGTCCACCAAACGAAATACAATAGGTTAATACTGATGTTTTCTTTGTCTGGACCAATCTTTTTGAAAGATCACAAAGCCCATTTAAATTCAGAACCTTTGATAACGTTTTTTCATCAAAGGGAAAAGGTTTTAAGTTATTCTAACGTTTTTTTAAAGTAGTACTTGCACATGTACAACACCAGGCAACTGGGGATAGTATTTGCCGCCCAAGTTGGACAGTCCAATACCACTGGGCTATCTATCATCATTGTTGATTTAGGTGGTTCAAAATATATGTACAGAAGTATAGAAAATCTACCATATAtgtatagtgtaattttttgtcGAACCCACGTAGGCTTGCCCATGATCATATCATCATACACGGAAAAGGACCAAAGTTATCCTTCAACTATTCGAAAGAGACTAAATATACCCTTCAATTATTTTTGAGCTCAAAACTACCCCTTCCGTCTAACTATTGGATCACTTATACCCTTCCTTTTAACGAAATAATGTGGCAGCCAAGTGTAAATTATAACGACACTTAGACGTCCACCTAAGCATACTCACCCACCCATTAGAAATCCAACCTTCTCTAATAACCCTAATTTCATTTGGAAGTTAatttattgtttatatatatatatatatatattgaaatggTTAATGGACAATGTGGAATTTCTTTATACTTTTATCAGTCCAAGCTGTCAAATTTAGCACATTGAGATCACGGTGACATCTTCATACATATCGTGTTTCAAGTGAATTGATAGAATACTCTGACATTGCTTCGAAATTCTAGAGATGAAGAAAGCTTCTTGAGGAAATGGGGGGAAAATGGAGTAAGGATGGAATCGGGGTTATTAGGAAAGGTTGGATCTTTTAATGGGTGGGTGGGTGTGCTTAGGTGAACGTCTATTGGAGTAATAATTTACATATTGGCTACCACATACTATTCTGTTTAAAAGGAAGGGTAGAAGTGATCCAATAGTTAAACGGGAGGGGTAGTTTTGAGCCCAAAAATAGTTGAAGGATATATTTGATCTATTTCGAATAGTTGAAGGAtaattttgaccattttccgtatttattttataggaaaaattacctaaacgcataatttatcatattctctaaaatttcctactatttgaataaattacaaaatatcCCTACTCTCTCTTATACtcagatacatcactttacgcaaTGCATCAGTCGGATACATCACTATATGCGATGTATTAGGATGTAATAATCACTTTACGGGATGTATCGATAAAGTACATCACTATAAGTGATGTATCGGTCGGATACATCACTATACACAATTTATCCGGACGtaatacatcactttacgcaaTTTATCGGTCGGGTACATCACTATATGCGATGTATCGAGATGTTGAGCGATGTATCTGAAATCTGTATACGATGTATGAGGACGTTTTTGGGATGTGTTCAgatttcaccaaatttaagagatttttgtaatttgaaaaaggaTTGAGATATGATATAATTAACTCTTAACACTATGTGATTTGTGTAAAATTCCCTAATTTAAAAACATTTGAAGTATAAAGGGACCAAAATATACTTATTCTAgatataaagaagaagaaatgctagcctttaaagattttttaataaaagaaaaaaaaacaacactTTAAGGGATATCCCGTGTAATTTCCTATCTTTTCATCACGAGTATATGTACAATAAGTTAGTTGTACATCATcagagtttttggccaaaaatatccttaaactatACATTCAACTTAAACTATATCCttacattatttttcttaacagaaaacatccttcaattatttaaaatttgacaaCTTTCATCCTTTTgttaaaatttgtcaaaaaacaacaaattattCACAAAAACATGTACGGTTCACACTACTCTCAATAAAACTCCCTAAATCGCCCCAATAAACCAATTATGTTCATTCTACATAcatctaaaataatattataatttttttaacaacaaCGTTTTGCATTATCTTTCTTTTAATtagcaattttatttttatttacttttcatttgatttgatatcaaagaattatcaatgaaaatattttcttttcattgaaTCTGCAAAAAGTGGTGTCGATCGGAGACTTTTACATCTAATAACGACAAAACGAAACTTGAGTACTAGAGATCAAAATTAGTTGAATCTTGATCACCTCAATTAtcaattttccccaaaaaattattgatttaacaGATATTTTGGCTTTGCAAGGTGAAGATGGTGTGAAATTAAGCTCCAACTCCATTCAATTGGTAAAAGAGAAGAGTAGATCATGTCTCCTTGTAGACTCACACCGTCCTAACATTGTTTTTTTAACGGCAAACATGagtctcaatttttttaaattttttttggatgctTTTCCAACCtgtaataatattatatatatatatatatattattttttattattattattattattattattattattttatgagaATAGAATGAATTGCATATGTCTTATGAGGAATTCactaattttttgacaaattttaataGAGGGATGGaagttgttaagttttaaatacttgaagaatgttttttttttgttaagaatGATAATTTACGGATGTAGTTTAAGTTGGGGTATAGTTTAAGGACCTGTTTGGCCATAAATTTTCCAAGTAAATTTTGGGGGAAAAATTGGCAAATAGTatttgtccatacaatttgtcattatttggcaaatattggCAAATAATCCAAATtctcaaatactagaaaaaattagaagttgggccaaatctcattatttgaaaacttttaataattcaaattgtACATCAATCTTctatcttttataaaagcacGTGCTTAGTAGTTATTTCCgttgttttacataattttttacgtgaacaTCAAAGTATTGATGGAATATTCAGTGAacatgaaagtgatgatatggttgttgatgaacaaTCGGCTTAGGATAACAAAATCATGTGTTATGTAATACAAACATATggttagtttttaaaacttatgggtataaatcatatttcttaataaagtgaaatatgttttccaaatactatggccaaacacatggtgaaatttcacccaaataatatttgccaaaatatttgaaaaataagctaaaactctacatCATCACTATATTATTactacatttatttatttttgtgtttaaaatATCTGcagaaaaataatgatattattatttatttatttatttattagttccATTTAAACAGCTTGTCAAGCACGATTTTGTTTGCAGTATTTTTGGCGGCTCCTCACGCCTTTGAAATATTTCCTTTTCCCTCCATTCTTCCATCTCTTTCAACACCATCTGTTACTCTCAGTAGCATCAAGAAAATTAGCAATGGAGCAGCAGCAGCACAGGAATCAGAAGTCGATGCAAGACCAAAATGATGAAATCGAGGATGTTCAACACGGCCCTTCCCCTGTTGAGCAACTTCAGGTTTCCCCCTTTTCTTCTTGAATTGAGGGGTTATACTTATAAAgttgtttttctctttgttttacATCATTCTTATGATAAACTGATGCTTTTTACCTTCACCCATTTTCCTGTTCCCCTTAACCAAGATCTTGATTTTGTGTTGTTCCCTAACCCagaattttttcctttctaactTTAATTCAACCCTTCTCATGTATAAAGTATCTTGAATCTTGGATTGGGGGTAGTTGTTCTTGTGATAATTTgtgattgtttatgatttcagatTCAATGTGTAGCTGGGGTCTGATCTTGAATCTTGAATTGTGCTGCTTAGGTTAAATCTTGAATCTTGAATTGTGGTTCTGTGTTGAATCTTGAATTGTACAAAACTGAATTTTGTGAAACAGCTTTTTTTCCTCACCTTCAGGTTGAATCTTATATGCCCCGCTTCTGGGAAATGTCTTTTGTTTTTGGGGTTTTCTATAATGTCCCCTATTTTGGCTTCTTGGATTGGGTTTGCTttccatggtgctcttgtgggTTATTTTACAGTTGTCTCTTCCTGTCCTTCACTGCCTGAGTTTTGAAGCTAAATCTAGTATCACTTTATAGTAGAATGCTTTGTGAAATGGGTTCTCTAAGCTGTATCACTGATCTTGAAAACCTGGATGATTGCTTTTTTGTGATGTTTTGATGGAGTCATGGAGCCCTGCGCCAAGCCTAAGTCTAGTATtcaagtggagaagggtagaggagTGACCCATCATTCCTGAGTTTCGAATGCTATTGTTGGCAATAAGGGTTGTCTCGCTTCATATGAATTTGTAGGTtgtcaaattaagaaaaaacaatgCCGTTCCAATCTCTTTGCTGTCAGTAACAACAACCAGTTTTCATCAGAAGATTTGTAGGATACAATCAGAGTGTACAGAATTGAGGGCACCATGAAAAAACTGCTTGCAGAGAGGCACTTGACACAAAATGACACATTATGAGGCATGATATGGGGGTTGATGGTCACATATTTTAGTGTGCACCTGGGTGATGTGGTTGAATTTTCAGCTATGCTCCTTACaagattttttcaatttagATCTTTTTCTGAAGAATTTTAGGTCTTGACTCTTGAGAGATTAACATTTTCAGTAACTCAGATACGTACTTATCATAAGTTTCTCATGTTGCaggttttaaaaatatttacatgaaGTGAAACCTAAACTCTTGAGGATTTTTAAATCTTTCTGGTAGTACATTAAAGCAGGACTAGGCATTTCCTAGATTTTTTTCTCGAAATTGTTAATATTTAAGAGGCACTATCTTTGAGTATCTTTTTCCAGTCTAGCTTGTAATATAGTTGTTTCTGTTGAAGACACCCTGTAAGTTCTTCCAACTTTAAAAGGAAATGGTCCATTAGTTACTGAGGCATATAGCTTTTTTGTCCTCAAGGCATCAGGGATTGCAGCTCTAGATGTAAAAAAACTCAAGGATGCTGGTCTATGCACAGTTGAATCTGTTGTTTATGCTCCAAGAAAGGAACTTCTGCATATTAAAGGAATTAGTGAAGCTAAAGTTGACAAGATCATTGAGGCAGGCATGTCTCTCTTCTTTTAATTGTCATTGCCAGTGCTTATGTGTTTTTCCTTACCTTCTTTTTTCACccatttctgcaattttttatCAGCAATCAGTACTAAACCTTTTAATGCTGCATATGAACAGCTTCAAAATTAGTGCCTTTGGGATTCACTAGTGCCAGCCAACTCCATGCACAGAGGCTTGAAATCATACAGATAACTTCTGGATCAAAAGAACTTGACAAGATATTAGAAGGTAGATATCCATCTATTTTGTGAACTTCTAGAACTGGAATTTGATCTGGCATCACAACCTCATGCTTTTTTTGTCACTTGTCAGGAGGAATCGAAACTGGATCTATTACTGAAATTTACGGAGAGTTCCGATGTGGAAAGACTCAGCTGTGTCACACACTATGTGTCACTTGTCAAGTACGATAACctagacaatatttttttattttaaaatcccATAAATAAAGTGCACAAGATTCATTTAAATATCATTCTTTATCTGTTATCTCAGCTTCCATTAGATCAGGGAGGTGGTGAAGGGAAAGCAATGTACATTGATGCTGAGGGTACTTTCAGACCACAAAGACTTTTACAAATCGCAGACAGGTCTTCTACTTGTAAtctcaactcatatgtttttCTGGTATTATGAAGTTCAAACTGTTGTCATCAGTGGGGTTAAATGCTGCAGGTATGGATTGAATGGTCCTGATGTTCTGGAGAATGTAGCCTATGCTCGAGCTTATAATACCGATCATCAATCAAGACTTTTGCTGGAGGCAGCTTCAATGATGGTGGAGACCAGGTTAACTTTTCTCCAAATTCCACTGCtcgtttttgaaaaaaattatcttgCTTCTCAGTGGGGCTGTGTTACTTTGAGAGAGAAAATGTGCTTAGATTATAGCTTAGAGAATATACCAACTCTTGATCGAGTATGCTGATTGTTGAAGCGTTCTAGTTTGAAGCAGCTCTCGATTTGTTTCATTGTGGATGTCCATCTTACATCTAATGCATGTTTGGATACAACTTGGATGTTTCAACAAATAAATCTTTTTGAAGTGTTCTAGAATTAACTCAAGGTGTGAACTTAACGGacagaaataaaaaatttgctTCCTGAATATAGTGAAAATCTTGAACTTGTGGCTTCCTTAGTTGTTTGGGTTCATCTCATCAAGCATAAAAAAGATCTCTGTTAGATGCTTAACTTTGAAAACTGTTTTGATCTAGCAGATTCGCTCTTATGATTGTGGACAGTGCTACTGCTCTTTATAGAACTGACTTCTCTGGGAGAGGAGAGTTGTCTGCCAGGCAGATGCATCTTGCGAAGTTTCTGAGAAGCCTTCAGAAGTTAGCAGATGAGGTAGTTTAGCATGTCCATCATTTGTGCCGATTATCCAAAATGGAGTCTCCTCCCTGTTTTTCTCTGTTTTGGTGGTGTTTAATGTTTTAGAATGAGATTAGGGGTTCttgacttaatttttttgtcaatcCTTTACTTTTACACTTGCAGTTCGGTGTTGCTGTTGTTATTACGAACCAAGTTGTTGCTCAAGTGGATGGTTCTGCTGTATTTGCTGGGCCTCAAATAAAACCCATTGGTGGCAATATCATGGCACATGCTTCTACAACGAGGTATGCATAATAGTACAACTATAACTTGCAGGCGTGCAGCGCAGCTTATCTTGATAGCTGAaattttactctctttttttcaaattctgaCAGACTAGCTTTGAGGAAGGGTAGAGCGGAGGAGCGGATTTGTAAAGTAGTCAGTTCACCATGCTTAGCTGAAGCTGAagcaagatttcaaatttcTGTTGAAGGGGTCACTGATGTAAAGGACTAAATGTGTGATCAGCACATTGTCTACTACTAGtactatttttgttttctacttGGAATATGTTTTGTCATCATTTTGAAGGTCTAAGTATGTTGTATGACAACACTCTGCAGTTTTTGTAGAACAATACTCCTTCCCTCTACTAAATGTAAATGCTCCTTTTCTTTTTGCGTCTTTTTGGCATCTCATTCTGTATGTTCTTAGATTTATGTAGCACAAGGGAAACTAAAGAACCTAAAGTAAAAGGAAGAAGGGTGCATGCTATTGTCCAAGATTGTATCTACTTTTTCctgttttatattttaaaattgtgtaAAAGTTTGCTCAATACTTGTTGGGGATAAAAGGAGGGTGGAATTCACCATGAATAAAAAGGTGTTACTTGATAATTTAAGGATCAAAGCACTGTTCCAGGAGTTTCTCGAGAAAACACTTagtaaggaagaagaagagggtttagaaagagagagaaatctgtatattttatatcatgattGTACAATGAATTGATCACAAACTATATTGAATTGAACTAAATTGAGCTCTTAAGCTAATAACAAAATTTGTTACCAACTAATTGCTCCTAACTAACTTTCATTGTAGCTAACTAATTGCCTTTAACTGACAAATGGAACTGTAACTACAATTGAATTTGGCTTCTTCTCTTTTAATCATGTATTAGTACTCCCTTCCAATACAAGATCCttgtcctcaaatgatcaaATAAAGGGAATCTGGTCTTTAAGTGGTGGCAAACTCCCAAGCAGCAGCATTTGATGGTCTCCTATGCCATTTAACCAAGAGTTGTGCCACAACTTTATTACCCTTCTTAACCATTCTCCTTTGCAAAACAACTCAGGAACATGGCAGTGTGGATTGGCCAAGTCAACCACAAGGGGATAAGATATCTGAGCTGGGACTTCATGACACTTCTTCAATAGGGAAACATGAACAGTGGGATGGATCTTCATTAAACTAGGCAATAAGAGAGTGTAAGCAACTAGACCTACCCTCTTAAGAACCTGAAATGGCTTTTAGTACTTAGTAACCGACTTATGGAATCAATGACCTGCAATAATCGCTTGCTTGTAAGGATGGACTTTGAAGTACACCCAATCACCAACTTCAAAACGCTTGTCACTCCTATGAGAATTAGCATGTTGCTTCATCCGGTGTTGACCCCTCAATAGGTGATGCTTAAGCAGTTGTAGCTTAAGATCTCTATTTAGATGAGTATTATCAACCTCTGCTGAAATAGATTCACCAGGAAGGTGTAATGAAGGTGACTTCCTATATAAAGCTTCGTAGGGAGTAGTCTGGATAGCTGAGTGATGGGAGGTATTGTGTCAATCTAAAGATGATAATATGTACACAaactttgtttctattttaaaaagataGGAGGACTATTTTTATCATGAACTctctaacttgaatgttaaattactataatacctctaattaaaaatactcaatttagtttatcttttattttatatttaaatttatttatttatattatattataaacaAACACTttttcacattgaagggttgtgactttttcaaaaggttgtgattttttcaatgagttgtgacttttctaaagggttgtgacttttctaaaaggttgtgatttttttttataagacaCAATAAGCATCTGTTCATACTACCGTTTGATGATTATAAATATAGGGGTTTCCTctaaattttaaactataaattttctaagttttctgcgtttcttcttctttctagaAAACCTCAAGCGTTATTTGTAGTCATTGAGTGAGTTTGAATTTCAACGGAAAATCAGATACCACACAAGTAAGGCTTGGTGAACAAATTGTACCCATCGTAATCTCCAAAGCACACTTGGCTGCATGCATGTTTAGAAAGATTAGCATTGTGAAGATGATGAGGTGTTTTCATGTATTCGAAAGTTGTTAAGTTTGTTTTGTCTCCAATTTTCAGTATGTTTTTCAATAGaatcctaatatttttttttcccaaaCTTTATTCTTTACATAGTTTATGGATTGGTTATAATATTAGCacttttatttgcaaaattcttttgtttaatcacaacttaaaaatagtttttttttttaaaaacattttgttCTTTATTAACTTTCtatccttatctcttttttGAATTATTCGGGGGATCACTCAAACATGTTTTCTGCTTATTCACTATTTTGATTCAATGATATTAGAAGCAACTattaaaagaaacttttttcCTCCCCAAATTCAGATTTCATCTCTGGAAAATAAATGATATTCTCACATTCAtaatttgtaaataatttattttttttggtttcccatgTGGTGTCCGGAAGCCCACATTGGAGCTTCGACTAAATTTGGATCGCGctctgcagggcccattcgAGGGTGGCGCTtccaacatgattttctccatacaCAAGGCTTGAACCTGAAatctctggttaagggtgaaacactcccaccaatgcaccacaacccatgttggttgAAAACAATTTTAAGAAGTTAGTGCTTTGCAATGACAATAACTATCAGTCCAACAAGCTAATTATTCATTAATTCATATTGTATTTTCCTATAAAGGATTATCATCACATACATATAtacttcaatatatatatatataaaaaatcctAAGCCCGCCTACGTGGCACCACCACAAATTAggatttccttttaatttatttattttcaaaatcagCCTTCcatttcatgaaaagttgtgatttttatgaaaagttgtgacttttatgaaatttgCGACTTTTacgaaaagttgcgacttttatgaagagttgtgacttctatgaaaagttgtgacttttatgagaGGTtggacttttccaaagagttgtgacctttccgataaggcacaataagcaccctttgttttctataaatagaagaatttcctctcattttaaaacaacgaaaattctgaacttcttcttctgcacaattaaatattcgtgtactttgctcctgttgagtgactcactgacaccattgtttttgtatcaatacactgatGAATAGAATCATTCTATCATAagaggatctattcctttaaacctcgggtactagaggagaataatttccttaaggggacaatGTCCATTCAGTAGGctcgattttttcctttctgtttcattctattgttacagatcttgatatattttttacagtcattaatttatgcttatgttattaaatgttatttttgagtacatgttttaaactctGTTGTTTATGTTATGCTTTTGATCATTATGTTGAAGTAAAGATATGTTAATCAAGAGTTTTATGTAATCATTAGACTACTGGTGTCATGTAGATTagaattcttaaacttgtaaaATAAATGACTTTGATCTTTATAGAGTTTTCGGTGGCTAAAAAATCCATGGGATGTCCAAGAAGGGACTTTTGAGTGTTCAAAAGTTATGGTGGTTCCACACTACCTTGGAGTTTTAGTTATTCAACTTTCTATCTTATCGAGACATTCAATTGATTAGTGACAtctaaaaaataaaggaatgtAGTGGGATGGTAAGCATTGTACTCAACCTTAATCAAAAGTTTGGGGTTCGAATGTTGGATTGAGGTCAATGAATTACCCTCAAAGTTGGATGaatccatattaatcaaatattaaagaaataattaactCCTTATAAACATTAGATTAAAAGttgcaaaaaatataaagttttatCCATATTGAtcgaaacataaacaacaaaacatTCCTTTTGACTATCAAAGTAGTGTCATCGACtgcaaatgattttgaataagGACTTGCCAAGACATCATTTAATCCAAATTATTAAGCGACATATGC
This region includes:
- the LOC125876413 gene encoding DNA repair protein RAD51 homolog translates to MEQQQHRNQKSMQDQNDEIEDVQHGPSPVEQLQASGIAALDVKKLKDAGLCTVESVVYAPRKELLHIKGISEAKVDKIIEAASKLVPLGFTSASQLHAQRLEIIQITSGSKELDKILEGGIETGSITEIYGEFRCGKTQLCHTLCVTCQLPLDQGGGEGKAMYIDAEGTFRPQRLLQIADRYGLNGPDVLENVAYARAYNTDHQSRLLLEAASMMVETRFALMIVDSATALYRTDFSGRGELSARQMHLAKFLRSLQKLADEFGVAVVITNQVVAQVDGSAVFAGPQIKPIGGNIMAHASTTRLALRKGRAEERICKVVSSPCLAEAEARFQISVEGVTDVKD